CACCCCGGTCTTGATCCGGTCGCCGATCTCCTTCCAATCCCCGTACACCGAGTCGAAGTCGCTCCGGCGGTCTTCCGTGCGGCCGGTGGTGTCGATCTCGGTGTGCAGGTCGGTGCGGCCGGACTGCTGCCAGCCGCCGTCCGGCTCCTGCCACGGGATGCCGACCGGCATCGCGCCCTCGCGCGCCATCCCGGTGGCCGGGTCGACGAGCGCGGCGACGTGCCGGGTGATCCGCGGGTCCAGCCACGGCTCGCCGGCGTTGACGTATTCGGGGTAGATCGTGAGCCGTTCCTTCAGCTCGAAGCCGGCCTTGTCCGTGTGGCGGGCCAGCTCGTCGATCTGCGGCCACGCGCGTTCCGGGTTGACGTGGTCCGGGGTCAGCGGCGAAACGCCGCCCCAGTCGTCGATTCCGGCCCGGATCATCAGGTCGTACTGGTTGCCGATCAGGTTCGGCGGCGCCTGGATGCGCATCTTCGGGCCGAGCACGAGCCGCGCCACGGCGATGTTCGCGGCCAGCTCTTCGAGGTCGGCGTCCGGGGTCGCGCGCATCTTCGTGTCCGGCTTGGCCCGGAAGTTCTGCACGATGACTTCCTGGATGCCTCCGTAGGTCTTGGCGACCTTGCGGATCTCGAACAGGGCGTCCGCGCGCTCCTCGTGCGTCTCGCCGATGCCGATCAGCACCCCGGTCGTGAACGGCACGGAGCTGCGCCCGGCGTCCTCCAGCACGCGCAGCCGGACGGCGGGATCCTTGTCCGGCGAGCCGTAGTGCGGGCCGCCCTTCTCGCTCCACAGCCGCGTCGCCGTGGTCTCGAGCATCATGCCCATCGACGGCGCGACCGGCTTGAGCCGCTGGAAGTCCTGCCAGCTCAGCACGCCGGGGTTCAGGTGCGGCAGCAGGCCGGTCTCCTCCAGCACGCGGATGGCCATCGCGCGGACGTAGGAGAGCGTGTCGTCGTAGCCGTGGGCGTCGAGCCAGTCGCGCGCGGCCTTCCAGCGGTCCTCGGGCCGGTCGCCGAGCGTGAACAGGGCTTCCTTGCAGCCCATCTCAGCGCCCTTGCGGGCGATCTCGAGGACCTCGTCGGGTGAGAGGAACGGCGACTCGAGCCGGCCGGGCACGGTCACGAAGGTGCAGTAGCCGCAGCGGTCGCGGCACAGCCGCGTCAGCGGGATGAAAACCTTACGGCTGTAGGTGATGACGCCCGCGCGGCCGGCGGCTTCGAGCCCGGCGTCGCGGATGCGTGAGGCGTGCTCGGACAGCGTCTTGAGGTCGTCACCGCGGGCGTGCAGCAGCACGGTGGCCTCGGCGAGGTCGAGTGTCTTCCCGTCCCTGGCCCGCGCGAGCGCGCGGCGCATCGCCGACGGGGTGGGGGCGGTCAACTCGGGTTCGGGTGCCATTCCCGTCACGCTAGGACCAGCTCGCGGAAGCAGGCCAGTGCGTTGTCCGCCACGTGCTCACCCGTTCGGAAGGGACGATCATCCGCGCTGGTCAGCGGCTTGGAAAGGTTGTCGATCACCCGAGAAACGTGTATTACCTAAAGTGTGGCATCGGTGATCGGGAAGCGCATCGGCGGGCGGACGTACTACTACCTGGCCGAATCCGCGCGGGTCGACGGCGCGCCGCGGGTGGTGACGCAGCGGTACCTCGGCACGGCCGAGGACATCGCCGGCGCGCTGCCCGGCGGCGCGGAACCAGGCGGCGCGCGGCATCGCACGTTCGGTGACGTCGCCGCCGTGTGGGGCACGATCCAGCGCCTCGATCTCGTCCGGCGGGTCGACGCCGTGGCCGGTCCGCAGCGAGCCAAGACCACGCTCGGGTTCCACGTCGCGCTCGCCGTGCTGCACCGTGCGACCGGGGCGGGCGCGAGCTTCGAGGAGTGGTGGGCCGGCTGCGCGGCGCAGGACCTCGTGCGCCCGCGTCCGCCGAAAGCCGCCGTCACCACGGCCGCGCACTGGCGGGCGTTGCAGCGCCTGACGCCGGAGCGCATCACGGGCGTCGAAACGGCGGTCGCCGAAGCCGTGCTCGACCTGCTCGGCGACGACGGCACCTCCGCGCTCGCGGTGGACGTCCCCCAGTTCGCGGCCTTCACCGCCGCCGACTGCACGGTGCCCTCCGCGTGTCAGGACGCGCTCGCCGGCCTCGGCCTCGTGGTCACCCGGGACGGCGCGATCCCGCTCGCGTCGCGCGTGTACCGCAGGGAGAGCGGCGCGGCGCCGACGTTCGGCGCGCTGGCGGGGGAGCTGGGCGAGCGCTACCCGGCCACGGACGTCACACTCGTCTTCCACGCCGGGCAGGCCGCGCAGCTCGACCTCGGCGCGAGGCGCGGGTTCGTCGGCTCGCTCCCGCCGGCCGACCACCCGGAGCTGCTCACGCAGCCGGCCTCGGCCCGCCGGCGCGTGGACCCGGAACGCTTCGCCGGGCTGACCGCGATCGACACCCGCGCGACCGTCGACGGCGTGCGGCGCCGGGTCATCCTCACGCACTCGGCCACGCTGTACGCGGCTCAGTACCGCGCGTTCACCGACGAGCTGAGCACCGCGACCCGCGAGCTCGACGGCCTGGCCGCGGCCCTGGAAGCCGGCACCCACCGCGGCGACCGCACCCAGGTCCACGCGGAGATCTCGCGGGTCACGCGCGGCCGCCGCATCGGCCGGGTCCTGGAGGCGACGCTCACCGGCACCCGGACGGGCGAGATCCGGCTGACGCGCCGCGTCGACGAAGCGGCCGTCGCCCGGC
The sequence above is a segment of the Amycolatopsis sp. 2-15 genome. Coding sequences within it:
- a CDS encoding bifunctional FO biosynthesis protein CofGH, producing MAPEPELTAPTPSAMRRALARARDGKTLDLAEATVLLHARGDDLKTLSEHASRIRDAGLEAAGRAGVITYSRKVFIPLTRLCRDRCGYCTFVTVPGRLESPFLSPDEVLEIARKGAEMGCKEALFTLGDRPEDRWKAARDWLDAHGYDDTLSYVRAMAIRVLEETGLLPHLNPGVLSWQDFQRLKPVAPSMGMMLETTATRLWSEKGGPHYGSPDKDPAVRLRVLEDAGRSSVPFTTGVLIGIGETHEERADALFEIRKVAKTYGGIQEVIVQNFRAKPDTKMRATPDADLEELAANIAVARLVLGPKMRIQAPPNLIGNQYDLMIRAGIDDWGGVSPLTPDHVNPERAWPQIDELARHTDKAGFELKERLTIYPEYVNAGEPWLDPRITRHVAALVDPATGMAREGAMPVGIPWQEPDGGWQQSGRTDLHTEIDTTGRTEDRRSDFDSVYGDWKEIGDRIKTGVQKFDSTVLEALRSAEKDPAGLSDDAALALLSAEGKELDAFTKLADDLRRETVGDDVTFVVTRNINFTNVCYTGCRFCAFAQRRTDADAYTLSLEQVGDRVDEAWAAGATEICMQGGIHPDLPGTAYFDLAAEVKRRRPDIHLHSYSPMEVVNGASRTNLSLRDWLIQAKESGVDSLPGTAAEILDDDVRWVLTKGKLPTSEWIKVVTTAHEIGLPTTSTMMYGHVDTPAHWVAHLKLLARLQREGLEKHGRRGFTEFVLLPFIHQSSPIYLAGLARPGATQNENRAVHALARLLLHGMIDNIQSSWVKLGEEGSRAVLQGGVNDIGGTLMEETISRMAGASNGSYKTISDMRAMVEPLGRPLRQRTTGYGTPSAERVAAAEASDGVATAVRKPLLPLLTS
- a CDS encoding IS1634 family transposase gives rise to the protein MASVIGKRIGGRTYYYLAESARVDGAPRVVTQRYLGTAEDIAGALPGGAEPGGARHRTFGDVAAVWGTIQRLDLVRRVDAVAGPQRAKTTLGFHVALAVLHRATGAGASFEEWWAGCAAQDLVRPRPPKAAVTTAAHWRALQRLTPERITGVETAVAEAVLDLLGDDGTSALAVDVPQFAAFTAADCTVPSACQDALAGLGLVVTRDGAIPLASRVYRRESGAAPTFGALAGELGERYPATDVTLVFHAGQAAQLDLGARRGFVGSLPPADHPELLTQPASARRRVDPERFAGLTAIDTRATVDGVRRRVILTHSATLYAAQYRAFTDELSTATRELDGLAAALEAGTHRGDRTQVHAEISRVTRGRRIGRVLEATLTGTRTGEIRLTRRVDEAAVARLVDEYFGKQILVTDRDWPVAEIVTAYRARTYLESTFRWLTGPAALGPTPRWEWTPQRVAVHALVSVLAATVTHLMRREADRAGMNLSVGELLDQLCGIGETVLRYPSTGGRPRSRRILTDRDPAQQALFDLFGLERFAP